The Streptomyces sp. NBC_01353 genome contains a region encoding:
- a CDS encoding BTAD domain-containing putative transcriptional regulator has protein sequence MILRYRVLGPSRALRADGGEAALSGARLRALLAALAATGGREVGVGELIDLIWEDEPPEEPTAALQALVGRLRRALGREAVASTAGGYRLAAGPEDIDLHVFGRLAAEGAGALAAGDPARAARLLDEALGLWSGPALADLPGRDADPLVVRADRRHAQAHRDRLAADVALGQAASALAPLVALAAEQPLDEPLQALRIRALRAAGRPAEALQVYAEVRAVLADRLGTDPGAELRELHAELLAGDTSAPERPRVPARLTSFVGRETEVDALVAELGERRLVTLLGTGGVGKTRLALEAAERGAPRWQEGVRVAELASVRSESDVPSAVLTALGARETQLWSGTTVVEPSARDTLTRLVEHCASRRLLLVLDNCEHVVGATAELVERLLVRCPGVTVLATGREPLGVPGEFVRPVEPLPPDGALRLLAERGAAARAGFDPADDPEACAEICRRLDGLPLAIELAAARLRLLAPRQIADRLDDRFPLLTTGARTVLPRQQTLRAVVDWSWDLLDGSERTVLRRLSVFSGGCDLAAAEAVCATAVEGGGAGRDGAGVADDGRDVTVPAAHVLALLGALVDKSLVVAVPTPAADDGAMRYRLLETVAEYAAERLDESGDRAAAERCHLVHYREVARAGEAALRGPEQDMWLRRFEREHDNVTAALRTAVDRGEEQEALCLVLSMSWFWQLRARQADARAWSLAAAALGPDPFESPVRRAVPLAAPCTDTPPPWSEEQLWEARRGCRMLVLASEGGDGASAMERPETRARLVAIVSAYRPGMPQNCRQPGSMWYFARLMTGEFHSLDDTLAAIVSACRAHGARWDLAFAFLLRAKLLGDRLDDAERALALFEQVRDSWAIAESLCARGQVYEQAGRLSEAAADFERAAQASARLGARSQVPVFTARLAAVRLRLPAADATVRKEAERLLVEAAEETGPPTGEPVSTARLLLAQHYAHTGRTALAREQLHRIEGEFPGNAPDLFAGLTGGLRGWLDCLDGAYDEAVAHLAHAVRDVETLAYLVAPYLVVCQFVTAAWARAGRDSAGDAEDGARLLGAYDTHRGDAGGAGFRPFTGQTEASVREHAERALRAVLTQETYTRRYEEGGTLTVRETAALVRGA, from the coding sequence GTGATCCTCCGCTACCGCGTCCTCGGCCCGAGCCGTGCCCTCCGGGCCGACGGCGGCGAGGCCGCACTCAGCGGTGCCCGGCTCCGGGCCCTGCTGGCCGCCCTGGCCGCCACCGGCGGGCGCGAGGTCGGAGTGGGCGAGCTGATCGACCTGATCTGGGAGGACGAGCCGCCCGAGGAGCCCACCGCGGCCCTTCAGGCGCTGGTCGGGCGGCTGCGGCGAGCACTCGGCCGGGAGGCCGTCGCCTCCACGGCCGGCGGGTACCGGCTCGCCGCCGGCCCCGAGGACATCGACCTCCATGTGTTCGGGCGGTTGGCCGCCGAGGGGGCCGGCGCACTCGCCGCGGGGGACCCGGCACGAGCGGCCCGGCTCCTCGACGAGGCGCTCGGGCTGTGGAGCGGGCCCGCCCTCGCCGACCTCCCGGGCCGGGACGCCGACCCTCTCGTCGTACGGGCGGACCGACGCCACGCGCAGGCCCACCGGGACCGCCTCGCCGCCGACGTGGCCCTGGGGCAGGCGGCGAGTGCGCTCGCCCCGCTCGTGGCCCTGGCCGCCGAGCAGCCGCTGGACGAGCCCCTCCAGGCCCTCCGCATCCGGGCCCTGCGAGCAGCGGGCCGGCCCGCCGAGGCACTGCAGGTGTACGCCGAGGTCCGCGCCGTCCTCGCGGACCGCCTCGGCACGGATCCCGGGGCTGAACTGAGGGAACTGCACGCCGAGTTGCTGGCGGGCGACACCTCCGCGCCGGAACGCCCCCGCGTACCCGCACGCCTCACGTCCTTCGTCGGGCGCGAGACCGAAGTGGACGCCCTCGTGGCCGAGTTGGGGGAACGACGTCTCGTCACCCTGCTCGGGACCGGCGGGGTCGGCAAGACGCGGCTGGCGCTGGAGGCCGCCGAACGCGGTGCGCCGCGCTGGCAGGAAGGCGTGCGTGTCGCCGAACTCGCCTCCGTACGCTCGGAGTCCGACGTCCCCTCCGCCGTACTCACCGCTCTCGGCGCCCGGGAGACGCAGCTGTGGAGCGGGACCACGGTCGTCGAGCCGAGCGCGCGGGACACGCTCACCCGGCTCGTGGAGCACTGCGCGTCGCGTCGTCTGCTACTGGTCCTCGACAACTGCGAGCACGTGGTGGGCGCGACAGCGGAGCTGGTGGAGCGGCTGCTCGTCCGCTGTCCGGGTGTCACCGTGCTCGCCACCGGCCGTGAGCCGCTGGGGGTGCCGGGAGAGTTCGTACGTCCGGTGGAGCCGCTGCCGCCGGACGGCGCGCTGCGGCTGCTGGCGGAGCGCGGGGCGGCCGCGCGGGCCGGGTTCGACCCGGCGGACGACCCCGAGGCGTGCGCGGAGATCTGCCGCCGTCTCGACGGTCTGCCGCTGGCGATCGAGCTGGCGGCGGCGCGCCTGAGGCTGCTTGCCCCGCGCCAGATCGCGGACCGGCTCGACGACCGTTTTCCGTTGCTGACCACCGGGGCCCGGACGGTGCTGCCGCGGCAGCAGACGTTGCGCGCGGTGGTGGACTGGTCCTGGGACCTCCTGGACGGAAGCGAACGGACCGTTCTGCGCCGACTGTCGGTCTTCTCGGGCGGCTGCGACCTGGCGGCGGCGGAGGCGGTCTGCGCGACGGCTGTCGAGGGCGGCGGTGCGGGTCGGGACGGAGCGGGGGTGGCCGATGACGGCCGGGACGTGACCGTGCCGGCCGCTCATGTCCTAGCTCTCCTCGGCGCACTTGTCGACAAGTCGCTCGTCGTCGCCGTTCCCACGCCGGCCGCCGACGACGGGGCGATGCGCTACCGGCTCCTCGAGACCGTCGCCGAGTACGCCGCCGAACGCCTCGACGAGAGCGGGGACCGCGCCGCCGCCGAGCGATGCCACCTCGTCCACTACCGGGAAGTCGCCCGAGCCGGAGAAGCCGCGCTCCGGGGGCCCGAACAGGACATGTGGCTGCGTCGTTTCGAGCGCGAGCACGACAACGTGACCGCGGCGCTGCGGACCGCCGTCGACCGGGGCGAGGAGCAGGAGGCGCTCTGCCTCGTCCTGTCCATGAGCTGGTTCTGGCAGCTCCGCGCCCGGCAGGCCGACGCCCGCGCATGGTCCCTCGCGGCGGCCGCCCTCGGCCCCGACCCGTTCGAGTCGCCCGTCCGGCGCGCCGTGCCGCTGGCCGCGCCATGCACCGACACGCCGCCGCCGTGGAGCGAGGAGCAGCTGTGGGAGGCGCGGCGTGGTTGCCGAATGCTGGTCCTCGCGTCGGAGGGCGGCGATGGCGCGAGCGCCATGGAGCGGCCCGAGACCCGCGCCCGGCTGGTTGCCATCGTCTCCGCGTACCGCCCCGGAATGCCGCAGAACTGCCGCCAGCCCGGCTCGATGTGGTACTTCGCCCGCCTGATGACCGGCGAGTTCCACAGCCTCGACGACACGCTGGCGGCCATCGTCTCCGCCTGCCGCGCCCACGGCGCCCGCTGGGATCTCGCCTTCGCCTTCCTCCTGCGGGCCAAGCTCCTCGGCGACCGCCTCGACGACGCCGAGCGGGCGCTCGCGCTCTTCGAGCAGGTGCGGGACTCATGGGCCATCGCCGAGTCCCTCTGCGCGCGGGGACAGGTGTACGAGCAGGCAGGCCGTCTCTCCGAGGCAGCCGCCGACTTCGAGCGCGCCGCGCAGGCCTCGGCCCGCCTCGGTGCCCGCTCTCAGGTCCCGGTCTTCACGGCCCGCCTCGCCGCCGTACGACTACGCCTTCCCGCCGCCGACGCGACGGTACGGAAGGAGGCCGAACGCCTGCTGGTCGAAGCCGCCGAGGAGACCGGCCCGCCGACCGGCGAGCCCGTCAGCACGGCCCGGCTGCTGCTCGCCCAGCATTACGCGCACACCGGGCGCACGGCTCTTGCGCGGGAGCAACTCCATCGCATCGAGGGTGAGTTCCCAGGCAACGCGCCCGACCTGTTCGCCGGTCTGACGGGCGGACTGCGGGGCTGGCTGGACTGTCTCGACGGGGCGTACGACGAGGCCGTCGCGCACCTGGCCCATGCCGTTCGGGACGTCGAGACCCTCGCGTACCTCGTGGCGCCGTACCTCGTCGTCTGCCAGTTCGTGACGGCGGCCTGGGCGAGGGCGGGGCGGGACTCGGCGGGCGACGCCGAGGACGGCGCCCGGCTCCTGGGCGCGTACGACACCCACCGAGGAGACGCGGGAGGCGCGGGCTTCCGCCCGTTCACGGGACAGACCGAGGCGTCGGTACGGGAACACGCGGAGCGGGCGCTCCGGGCGGTCCTGACCCAGGAGACGTACACACGGAGATACGAGGAGGGCGGCACCCTGACGGTGAGGGAGACGGCGGCCCTCGTGCGGGGGGCCTGA
- a CDS encoding alpha/beta hydrolase, whose product MGIYDGKHLHGMHVVHDGPREAPPLVLIHGSGASGSSWGPVVPALASRYHVIRIDLPGHGQSPPAPSYDVPEQAAGLAAALDELGLRPVTVAGHSSGGYIATALAEQRPDLVGSLALISSGPSPDALLPQPVLLRVLIGPPLGPLLWRIRSDAMLRRGVTAVCNRPVDVPDDLVADVRGIGYRTFRTVLRRNGAYIAERSVPARLTALDVPVLVIFGAADPRWDPSSAHHYDTVPNARVEQLPDVGHFPMLEAPEATGELLLRFAATGR is encoded by the coding sequence ATGGGTATCTACGACGGTAAGCATTTGCACGGAATGCACGTGGTCCACGACGGCCCGCGGGAGGCGCCGCCGCTGGTGCTCATCCACGGATCAGGGGCCTCGGGCAGCTCCTGGGGCCCGGTAGTGCCGGCACTGGCCAGCCGGTACCACGTCATCCGGATCGACCTCCCGGGCCACGGTCAGTCCCCGCCCGCGCCGTCGTACGACGTGCCTGAGCAGGCGGCCGGCCTGGCCGCGGCGCTCGATGAGCTCGGCCTTCGTCCGGTCACCGTGGCCGGGCACTCCAGCGGCGGATACATCGCCACCGCCCTCGCCGAACAGCGCCCGGACCTGGTGGGTTCGCTCGCACTGATCAGCAGTGGCCCGAGTCCCGACGCGCTCCTTCCGCAGCCCGTCCTCCTTCGGGTCCTGATCGGCCCGCCGCTCGGCCCGCTTCTTTGGAGAATCCGTTCCGACGCGATGCTCCGCCGGGGGGTGACCGCGGTGTGCAACCGCCCGGTGGACGTCCCGGACGACCTGGTCGCCGACGTACGGGGCATTGGCTACCGCACGTTCAGGACGGTGCTGCGCCGAAACGGCGCGTACATCGCCGAGAGGAGCGTACCCGCGCGCCTGACCGCACTCGACGTCCCGGTTCTGGTGATCTTCGGCGCTGCCGACCCCCGCTGGGATCCGTCGTCGGCGCACCACTACGACACGGTGCCGAACGCGCGAGTCGAGCAACTGCCCGACGTCGGGCACTTCCCCATGCTCGAAGCGCCGGAGGCAACCGGCGAGTTGCTGCTGCGCTTCGCAGCGACGGGCCGCTGA
- a CDS encoding acyl-CoA dehydrogenase family protein, which produces MHLEYTPAQHRLRAELRAYFAELVPEDVHARYADPAAQKRFYRETVRRLGADGWLGVGWPIEYGGRGLSPMEQFIFFDEAAQAGVPLPLMALNTVGPTIMQFGTDEQKAYFLPKILSGEIDFAIGYSEPDAGTDLAALKTRAVRDGDAYVVNGQKIWTTNGDTADWVWLAVRTDPDASAHKGITMLLVPTSDPGYSCTLINTLASHDTTASYYDNVRVPVSHRVGEENKGWRLITNQLNHERVTLAAHGTMAIRALHDVQRWASDTKLADGRRVIDLGWVRRSLARTHTRLDAMKLLNWQMVNAVQQGTLTPQDASAVKVYGSEARRDAYAWLMEIVGAAGALKEGSAGTVLHGELERGYRSAVIFTFGGGNNEIQREIISWIGLGMPRVRR; this is translated from the coding sequence ATGCACCTCGAGTACACGCCCGCCCAGCACCGCCTGCGCGCGGAACTGCGCGCGTACTTCGCCGAGCTCGTTCCCGAGGACGTCCACGCCCGGTATGCCGACCCCGCCGCCCAGAAGCGGTTCTACCGCGAGACCGTGCGCAGGCTAGGCGCCGACGGCTGGCTCGGGGTGGGGTGGCCCATCGAGTACGGAGGGCGCGGGCTGAGCCCGATGGAGCAATTCATCTTCTTCGACGAGGCCGCCCAGGCAGGCGTCCCGCTGCCGCTGATGGCCCTGAACACCGTCGGTCCCACGATCATGCAGTTCGGCACCGACGAGCAGAAGGCGTACTTCCTGCCGAAGATCCTCTCCGGCGAGATCGACTTCGCCATCGGCTACAGCGAGCCCGACGCGGGCACCGACCTCGCCGCCCTCAAGACCCGCGCGGTCAGGGACGGCGACGCGTACGTCGTGAACGGGCAGAAGATCTGGACGACCAACGGCGACACCGCCGACTGGGTCTGGCTCGCCGTCCGCACGGACCCGGACGCCTCCGCTCACAAGGGCATCACGATGCTGCTCGTCCCGACGAGCGACCCCGGCTACTCCTGCACGCTCATCAACACCCTCGCCTCGCACGACACCACCGCGAGCTACTACGACAACGTCCGCGTCCCCGTCTCCCACCGCGTCGGCGAGGAGAACAAGGGCTGGCGGCTGATCACCAACCAGCTCAACCACGAGCGTGTGACCCTCGCGGCCCACGGCACGATGGCGATCCGAGCCCTGCACGACGTCCAGCGCTGGGCCTCGGACACCAAGCTCGCCGACGGCCGCCGTGTGATCGACCTCGGCTGGGTGCGCCGCAGCCTCGCCCGTACGCACACCAGGCTCGACGCGATGAAGCTCCTGAACTGGCAGATGGTGAACGCCGTCCAGCAGGGCACCCTCACCCCCCAGGACGCCTCCGCGGTCAAGGTCTACGGCTCCGAGGCCCGCCGCGACGCCTACGCCTGGCTCATGGAGATCGTCGGCGCGGCCGGCGCCCTCAAGGAAGGCTCCGCCGGCACGGTCCTCCACGGCGAACTCGAACGCGGCTACCGCTCCGCCGTCATCTTCACCTTCGGCGGCGGCAACAACGAGATCCAGCGCGAGATCATTTCCTGGATCGGTCTGGGAATGCCCCGCGTCCGACGCTGA
- a CDS encoding MFS transporter, with product MKFFNSQIRQRAQNCSVRKSGRGHIFRSVATVLTRNSKLDGVVEFAYGPVVQVPADRYPKVFMTAPPTLPKFRQQLILAVLMLCSLLIWLDNTVLSTTLETLSDPVRGLGANPGQLQWATGSYTLAFATLMFTAGALGDRFGHRTVFSSGLVIFAGSSLWAAYASDAGQLIAARAAMGVGSALITPAMMAILMWTFTGPARAAAIGIFSTSAGVGMAAGPVLAGFLLDHSWWGSVFLINVPVSALALVGLAVLVPNFRSPTLRPLDPAGMLLSISGLVALAYGLIRAGQVAAWSRTDVWAPIIVGLVLLAVFVLVELRVKVPSFDPRLFAQRTFGGGNVALGLLLFGVAAITFYNAFYLQGALGFSPMKAGLANIPTAFGALAGAPLASRLVRRLSLRLVTVPALIVAALTMGGYGFLGLQTPLVWIEILLLIQGLSIGMVIGPVTAALISDLPLEQAGAGSAATNTVRQTGSVIGIAVGGTIMSITYRRAIEPSLEGAPGPVQDQARVSAEQARHVATAIHRPTLAQAADNAFIHAMHVGAGWIAVIALLGAAVLLITLPAVGKKKGPIPEPDCEEARSSV from the coding sequence ATGAAATTCTTCAACTCGCAAATCCGCCAGAGGGCACAAAATTGTTCAGTCCGCAAATCCGGCAGAGGGCATATCTTCCGTTCAGTCGCAACAGTACTGACAAGAAACTCTAAGCTTGACGGCGTCGTGGAGTTTGCTTATGGTCCAGTCGTTCAGGTTCCCGCCGATCGATATCCGAAGGTGTTCATGACCGCGCCTCCAACGTTGCCGAAGTTCAGGCAGCAGTTGATTCTCGCCGTTCTTATGTTGTGTTCGCTGCTGATTTGGCTGGACAATACCGTCCTGAGTACTACGCTGGAGACCCTTTCAGACCCGGTCCGTGGACTGGGGGCCAATCCAGGTCAGCTGCAATGGGCGACCGGTTCGTACACTCTGGCCTTCGCCACATTGATGTTCACTGCAGGCGCATTGGGCGATCGGTTCGGTCACCGGACTGTGTTTTCCAGTGGGTTGGTGATCTTCGCCGGGTCCTCGCTGTGGGCGGCGTACGCAAGCGATGCGGGCCAGCTGATTGCAGCTCGAGCTGCGATGGGAGTGGGCAGCGCGCTGATCACGCCCGCCATGATGGCCATCCTTATGTGGACCTTTACTGGCCCCGCGCGGGCTGCCGCGATCGGCATTTTCTCGACGTCGGCCGGTGTCGGAATGGCTGCCGGCCCGGTGCTGGCGGGGTTCCTGCTCGATCATTCCTGGTGGGGCTCGGTCTTTCTGATCAATGTCCCGGTCTCGGCATTGGCGTTGGTCGGGCTCGCCGTGCTGGTTCCGAATTTCCGCAGCCCCACTCTGCGGCCACTGGACCCCGCTGGAATGTTGCTGTCGATCAGTGGGCTCGTGGCGTTGGCCTACGGGCTGATCCGGGCGGGGCAGGTGGCGGCGTGGAGTCGTACCGACGTCTGGGCGCCGATCATTGTCGGTCTGGTTCTGCTGGCCGTTTTCGTACTCGTCGAACTGCGTGTCAAGGTGCCCAGCTTTGATCCGCGACTGTTCGCGCAACGCACATTCGGTGGCGGCAATGTGGCGCTCGGATTGCTGCTCTTCGGCGTGGCCGCCATCACCTTCTATAACGCGTTCTACCTGCAAGGTGCGCTCGGATTCTCGCCGATGAAGGCGGGTTTGGCCAATATCCCGACCGCATTCGGCGCGCTCGCGGGGGCGCCCCTTGCCTCACGCCTGGTTCGCCGCCTGTCGCTACGCCTTGTCACCGTGCCGGCGCTAATCGTGGCTGCGCTGACCATGGGCGGGTACGGGTTCCTCGGACTCCAGACTCCACTCGTCTGGATCGAGATCCTGTTGTTGATACAGGGTCTCTCGATCGGCATGGTGATCGGCCCCGTTACGGCCGCATTGATCAGCGACCTGCCGTTGGAACAGGCCGGTGCAGGATCGGCCGCCACCAACACCGTGCGACAAACCGGCAGTGTGATCGGAATCGCAGTAGGCGGCACGATCATGTCGATCACGTACCGACGCGCGATCGAACCTTCGCTGGAGGGTGCACCCGGTCCGGTGCAGGATCAGGCGCGAGTTTCCGCCGAACAGGCCCGCCACGTCGCCACCGCTATCCACCGGCCCACTCTTGCTCAGGCTGCTGATAATGCGTTTATCCATGCAATGCACGTCGGCGCGGGCTGGATCGCGGTCATCGCACTCCTCGGAGCAGCTGTGCTGCTGATTACCTTGCCTGCTGTCGGAAAGAAGAAGGGTCCGATACCGGAGCCGGACTGCGAAGAGGCCCGCAGCTCCGTCTGA
- a CDS encoding siderophore-interacting protein, giving the protein MPQPQPFPLRRIRVVAARPVTPRMIRVTFGGEDLSGLLLAGPDQQVKLYFPRPSGRSEPVLPAPDPDGDVMRWYTAYGTIPEAERPWMRSYTLRAHDPAAATVDIDFFVHGEGGEGGPHGPATRWALGARPGDTLGMFGPTAYFAKPVALGAADWTLLVADGCSLPALATIAEALPPGHRALAFVQVPDAAEEQPLETAGELTVHWLHGNASVVAAVRGSALPSGTPYAWLGGEAGTVRALRRHLVEDRGYDRRAVDFAGYWRRRLTQDDAPTPEDLEEARERLEEAGGDTGA; this is encoded by the coding sequence ATGCCACAGCCCCAGCCCTTTCCCCTCCGCCGAATCCGGGTCGTCGCCGCCCGGCCGGTCACCCCGCGCATGATCAGGGTCACCTTCGGTGGCGAGGACCTCTCCGGACTCCTGCTCGCCGGGCCCGACCAGCAGGTGAAGCTGTACTTCCCCCGGCCTTCCGGCCGGTCCGAGCCCGTGCTGCCCGCGCCGGACCCGGACGGTGACGTGATGCGCTGGTACACGGCGTACGGCACTATTCCGGAGGCCGAGCGTCCGTGGATGCGGAGCTACACCCTCCGGGCCCATGATCCGGCCGCGGCCACGGTGGACATCGACTTCTTCGTCCACGGCGAGGGCGGCGAAGGCGGCCCGCACGGGCCCGCGACACGCTGGGCGCTGGGCGCGCGGCCCGGCGACACTCTGGGGATGTTCGGGCCCACGGCGTACTTCGCGAAGCCCGTCGCTCTCGGGGCGGCGGACTGGACACTGCTGGTCGCGGACGGGTGCTCCCTCCCTGCGCTCGCCACCATCGCCGAGGCGCTGCCACCGGGCCACCGCGCCCTCGCCTTCGTTCAGGTCCCCGACGCGGCGGAGGAGCAGCCGCTGGAGACGGCGGGCGAACTGACCGTGCACTGGCTGCACGGGAACGCGTCGGTCGTCGCCGCCGTTCGGGGGTCTGCGCTCCCGTCCGGCACACCGTACGCGTGGCTCGGCGGCGAGGCCGGGACCGTACGGGCGCTGCGACGACACCTGGTCGAGGACCGCGGGTACGACCGCCGCGCCGTCGACTTCGCCGGCTACTGGCGCCGCCGCCTCACCCAGGACGACGCGCCCACGCCGGAGGACCTGGAGGAGGCACGGGAGCGGTTGGAGGAGGCGGGCGGGGACACCGGCGCCTGA
- a CDS encoding SpoIIE family protein phosphatase, whose translation MTDDDRGTHTGEIGPTERLAMNRTGSFDWDLDTGTIDVDEAGLLVFGLESGGFDGRPTSLIQRLDPEERARLDAVIRRAITSGETSYSAHFRTEDEDGTPQWTHVQARILRTADGMAHRIVGIVRDTTTEVAHSEIVLELEKRREVQTSIVERTTHALSRAVTVDDVTAAMTGPGGLARLGADGLALGLVENGSLNIIALSGESLDALNDFRSRRLDRGLPLAETVLSGRPRFVPAFTTLGRDFPELAPYIERLRFKSACYLPLVAQARSLGGMALFYRRRSSFNADERNLLLGLAAIVAQSLQRALLFDEERELATGLQETMLPRRIPAISGGEIAVRYHAAWSGRQVGGDWYDVIPLPRGRVGVVVGDVQGHDTHAAAIMGQLRIALRAYAGEGHAPSTVLARASRFLAELDTNRFATCTYAQVDLGTGAVRAVRAGHLGPLIRHTDGRVGQPKLRGGLPLGLATVFGDEEFPETRLDLVPGETLVLCTDGLVEQPGSDIESGLEALSEAMSSGPPQAEALADHLSEQLWERWGAGDDVALLVLRRSPDPGTPRAPRIHQYIHQADPQGLSDARAAVGQALRDWNMPELADDAELLTGELLVNVLLHTEGGAVLTLEVLPEPVRRVRLSVQDRSSAWPRRRTPGEAATSGRGLLLLDALASRWGVEPRGEGKAVWCEIGPAQVPAAAESPGRG comes from the coding sequence ATGACCGATGACGACCGGGGCACGCACACTGGCGAGATCGGGCCCACCGAGCGGCTCGCCATGAATCGGACCGGCAGCTTCGACTGGGACCTCGACACGGGCACCATCGACGTCGACGAGGCCGGGCTGCTGGTCTTCGGGCTGGAATCGGGCGGGTTCGACGGGCGCCCGACCTCGCTCATCCAACGCCTCGACCCGGAGGAGCGGGCCCGGCTCGACGCGGTGATCCGCCGGGCGATCACGAGTGGTGAGACCTCGTACTCCGCTCACTTCCGGACGGAGGACGAGGACGGTACACCCCAGTGGACGCATGTCCAGGCACGAATTCTGCGGACGGCCGACGGCATGGCCCACCGGATCGTCGGGATCGTCCGGGACACCACCACCGAGGTCGCGCACTCCGAGATCGTCCTGGAGCTGGAGAAGCGCCGCGAGGTGCAGACCAGCATCGTCGAGCGGACCACGCACGCGCTGTCGCGTGCCGTGACGGTCGACGACGTGACGGCGGCGATGACGGGCCCGGGCGGGCTCGCCCGGCTCGGCGCGGACGGTCTCGCGCTCGGTCTGGTGGAGAACGGCTCGCTCAACATCATCGCGCTGAGCGGCGAGTCCCTGGACGCCCTGAACGACTTCCGTTCGCGCCGCCTGGACCGGGGCCTGCCGCTCGCCGAGACGGTGCTGAGCGGGCGGCCCCGGTTCGTGCCGGCGTTCACCACGCTCGGCCGGGACTTCCCGGAGCTCGCTCCGTACATCGAGCGGCTGAGGTTCAAGTCCGCCTGCTATCTGCCCCTGGTCGCGCAGGCCCGCTCGCTCGGCGGTATGGCGCTGTTCTACCGACGCCGTTCGTCCTTCAACGCCGACGAACGCAACCTGCTGCTCGGCCTCGCCGCGATCGTCGCTCAGTCCCTCCAGCGCGCCCTCCTCTTCGACGAGGAACGAGAACTCGCCACCGGGCTGCAGGAGACGATGCTTCCCCGCCGGATTCCGGCGATCTCCGGCGGCGAGATCGCGGTGCGCTACCACGCGGCGTGGAGCGGGCGGCAGGTCGGCGGTGACTGGTACGACGTGATCCCGCTGCCCCGCGGCCGCGTCGGGGTCGTGGTCGGCGACGTCCAGGGCCACGACACCCACGCGGCCGCGATCATGGGCCAGTTGAGGATCGCGCTCAGGGCGTACGCGGGTGAGGGCCACGCGCCCTCGACCGTGCTGGCCCGGGCCTCGCGCTTCCTCGCCGAGCTCGACACGAATCGCTTCGCGACCTGCACCTACGCCCAGGTGGACCTGGGCACCGGCGCGGTGCGCGCGGTGCGCGCCGGGCATCTGGGGCCGCTGATCCGGCACACCGACGGCCGGGTCGGGCAGCCGAAGCTCCGCGGCGGGCTTCCGCTCGGCCTGGCGACGGTGTTCGGGGACGAGGAGTTCCCGGAGACGCGGCTCGATCTGGTCCCGGGCGAGACGCTGGTGCTGTGCACGGACGGCCTGGTCGAACAGCCGGGCTCGGACATCGAGTCCGGCCTGGAGGCGCTGTCGGAGGCGATGAGCAGCGGCCCGCCACAGGCGGAGGCGCTCGCGGACCATCTGTCGGAACAGCTGTGGGAGCGGTGGGGCGCGGGTGACGACGTGGCTCTGCTGGTGCTGCGGCGCAGCCCGGACCCGGGGACGCCGCGGGCGCCGCGCATCCACCAGTACATCCACCAGGCGGATCCGCAGGGGCTCTCGGACGCGCGGGCGGCGGTGGGCCAGGCGCTCCGGGATTGGAACATGCCCGAACTGGCCGACGACGCCGAGCTGTTGACGGGCGAGCTGCTGGTGAACGTACTGCTGCACACCGAGGGCGGGGCGGTGCTCACGCTGGAGGTGCTGCCGGAGCCGGTGCGGCGGGTGCGGCTCTCGGTGCAGGACCGTTCGAGTGCGTGGCCCCGTCGGCGTACACCGGGCGAGGCGGCGACCTCGGGGCGCGGGCTGCTGCTCCTGGACGCGCTGGCGTCGCGGTGGGGTGTGGAGCCGCGCGGCGAGGGCAAGGCCGTGTGGTGCGAGATCGGCCCGGCGCAGGTGCCGGCCGCGGCCGAGTCACCCGGCCGAGGGTGA
- a CDS encoding helix-turn-helix domain-containing protein, giving the protein MAGFRQRAPARVDIAMVAHPSVTLFVDLSDGDSLVYDAHGRRESGSTVVGLVPGDLRLGGRAAGGIECLQIRLSPVLAVAVLGASTDLSGTVVSLEDVWGRDAGRAEERLRAAASWDERFTLAADALGRRMSARPSLDPEVAAAWWLMLTSRGRVRVDSLANEVGWSRKRLWSRFRSQIGLTPKHAARLVRFDHAAHLLAAGNAAAQVAAASGYVDQAHLHREVKAFTGVTPTAVATAPWLAIDDVAWPTSFADLAPSTSPIRQVPAK; this is encoded by the coding sequence ATGGCTGGGTTCCGCCAACGTGCTCCGGCGCGCGTGGATATCGCCATGGTCGCGCACCCCTCGGTCACTCTGTTCGTGGACCTGAGCGACGGAGACAGCCTTGTCTACGACGCCCACGGCCGGCGCGAAAGCGGCAGCACGGTCGTTGGACTGGTACCGGGCGACCTTCGGCTCGGAGGCCGGGCGGCCGGGGGGATCGAGTGCCTCCAGATCCGGTTGTCGCCGGTCCTGGCGGTTGCGGTGCTCGGCGCATCGACCGACCTCAGCGGGACAGTGGTCTCCCTGGAGGATGTCTGGGGCCGCGACGCCGGGCGAGCCGAAGAAAGGCTGCGGGCCGCCGCGTCGTGGGACGAGCGGTTCACGCTCGCAGCGGATGCCCTTGGCCGACGGATGAGTGCCCGCCCGTCGCTTGATCCAGAGGTGGCCGCTGCCTGGTGGCTGATGCTCACCAGCCGGGGACGGGTGCGCGTCGACAGCCTGGCGAACGAGGTGGGATGGAGCCGTAAGCGCCTGTGGTCCCGCTTCCGGTCCCAGATCGGCCTCACCCCCAAGCACGCCGCCCGGCTGGTGCGCTTCGACCACGCCGCCCATCTCCTCGCGGCGGGTAACGCCGCCGCCCAGGTGGCGGCCGCAAGCGGCTACGTCGACCAGGCCCACCTCCACCGCGAGGTCAAAGCGTTCACCGGGGTGACACCCACCGCCGTAGCCACCGCGCCGTGGCTCGCCATCGATGACGTCGCATGGCCGACCTCGTTCGCGGATCTGGCACCGTCGACGTCTCCGATCCGTCAGGTTCCGGCGAAGTGA